A genomic segment from Gemmatimonadota bacterium encodes:
- a CDS encoding DUF2214 family protein: MLLPFFEWLDTLRVGDWISSSSYAAPWINVFHLLALVILFGSLLIVDVRLLGRGMTQQPVARVARDARPWLIGALICMLLTGIPQVLSLPIREYHSPFFWMKMRLLLVALIFTFTLRHKVTMADEARVGPVWGKVVGLVSIGLWTLVAVEGRLIGLLS; encoded by the coding sequence ATGCTACTACCTTTCTTCGAGTGGTTGGACACCCTCCGGGTCGGCGACTGGATCAGTAGTTCATCATATGCTGCGCCGTGGATCAACGTGTTCCACTTGCTGGCGCTGGTCATCCTGTTCGGCTCGCTGCTCATCGTCGACGTGCGACTGCTCGGCCGCGGGATGACGCAGCAGCCGGTAGCGAGAGTCGCGCGAGATGCGCGTCCGTGGCTGATCGGAGCACTCATCTGCATGCTGCTCACCGGCATTCCGCAGGTCCTGTCCCTCCCCATCAGAGAGTATCACAGCCCGTTCTTCTGGATGAAGATGCGGCTCCTTCTGGTCGCGTTGATCTTCACCTTCACGCTCCGACACAAGGTGACCATGGCGGACGAGGCGAGGGTGGGGCCGGTCTGGGGCAAGGTCGTGGGGCTCGTGTCCATCGGCCTCTGGACGTTGGTAGCCGTGGAAGGGCGCCTGATCGGACTGCTCTCGTAA